The following proteins come from a genomic window of Gossypium raimondii isolate GPD5lz chromosome 5, ASM2569854v1, whole genome shotgun sequence:
- the LOC105766289 gene encoding tubulin-folding cofactor D — translation MATREEETCKKEEEMGIAANDEEDDEHDSKERVLQRYFLQEWKLVKSLLDDIVSNGRVSDPSSVHKIRSIMDKYQEQGQLLEPYLESMISPLMFIIRSKTIELGIDSDEILQIIKPISIIIYSLVTVSGYKAVIKFFPHQVSDLELAVSLLEKCHNTSSVTSVRQESTGEMEAKCVMLLWLSILVLVPFDISSVDTSIVNSSGSIGVDEVAPLVLRIIGFSKDYLSNAGPMRTMAGLVLSKLLTRPDMPKALSSFIEWTQEVLSSTADDVVSHFQLIGAVEGLAAIFKAGSRKVLLDVVPTIWNDVSVLIKSGSASRSPLLRKYLVKLTQRIGLTCLPHRLPTWRYVGRASSLGENISLSASNKNNQLNHGVILENSESEENSNCPEDEDMDVPEIVEEVIEVLLSGLKDTDTVVRWSAAKGIGRVTSRLTSGLSEEVLSSVLELFAPGEGDGSWHGGCLALAELARRGLLLPSSLPRVVPVVIKALHYDVRRGPHSVGSHVRDAAAYVCWAFGRAYLHTDMRNVLEQLSPHLLSVACYDREVNCRRAAAAAFQENVGRQGNYPHGIDIVNTADYFSLSSRTNSYIHVATCIAQYEGYLHPFVDELLHSKISHWDRSLRELATEALAALVRYDAAYFADFVLEKLIPFTLSSDLCTRHGATLAAGELVLALHQCGYDLPNDKQKQVSGIVPAIEKARLYRGKGGEIMRAAVSRFIECISFSRVPLPEKVKRSLIDSLNENLRHPNSQIQTAAVKALKHFVQAYLVATDNKGAVSNNITLKYLQLLNDSNVAVRRGSAMALGVLPYEMLANQWKDVILKLCSSCAIEDNPEDRDAEARVNSVKGLVSVCETLAQERESSDIHSVEDNMSLFHLMKNEVMVSLFKALEDYSVDNRGDVGSWVREAAMEGLERCTYILCKRDSMSSTGKADIFESMSKQPNNNVVEENQMCLFFDVNLATNLVGGISKQAVEKMDKLREVAAKVLQRILYHKEIFVPFIPYREKIEEIVPNETDLKWGVPTFSYPRFVQLLQFSCYSRPVLSGLVISIGGLQDSLRKASLSAFLEYLNVEQDVNEELKLCKLSMDILWILQQYKRCDRVIIPTLKTIEILFSKRIFLDMEAHTLAFCSGVLDSLAVELKASKDFSKLYAGIAILGYICSVSDPINSRAFSHLLTFLTHRYPKIRKATAEQVYLVLLQNGSLVSEEKTEKALEIVSETCWDGDMETAKVKKLEVFEIVGLDVGVGQSKTAANVTSNKGGRKFTTLDENESYSSLVESSGF, via the exons ATGGCAACGAGAGAAGAAGAGACTTGCAAGAAAGAGGAGGAAATGGGGATTGCAGCCAACGATGAAGAAGACGATGAGCATGATTCAAAGGAAAGGGTTCTACAAAGGTACTTTCTTCAAGAGTGGAAACTTGTAAAATCTCTCTTAGATGACATTGTTTCCAATGGCCGCGTCTCAGATCCTTCCTCCGTTCACAAGATCCGTTCCATC ATGGATAAGTACCAAGAACAAGGCCAACTGCTAGAACCCTACTTAGAAAGCATGATCTCTCCTTTAATGTTCATTATCCGGTCTAAAACAATCGAATTAGGCATTGATTCTGATGAGATTCTTCAAATAATCAAGCCTAtatccattattatttattctcttGTTACTGTTTCCGGTTACAAAGCTGTTATCAAGTTCTTTCCGCATCAAGTTTCTGATCTAGAACTTGCCGTTTCTCTCTTAGAAAAATGCCACAACACATCTTCTGTGACATCGGTACGGCAAGAAAGCACAGGAGAAATGGAGGCCAAATGTGTAATGCTTTTGTGGCTTTCGATTCTTGTTTTGGTTCCGTTTGATATTTCTTCTGTTGATACTAGCATTGTGAATAGTAGTGGTAGTATTGGAGTAGATGAGGTGGCTCCTTTGGTGTTGAGGATTATAGGGTTTTCTAAAGATTACCTTTCGAATGCCGGTCCAATGCGTACTATGGCTGGATTAGTACTCTCAAAGCTTTTGACACGACCGGATATGCCCAAGGCTTTGTCCAG CTTTATTGAATGGACTCAAGAAGTTTTATCTTCAACAGCAGATGATGTAGTAAGTCATTTTCAGTTGATAGGAGCTGTGGAAGGCCTTGCTGCCATTTTTAAG GCTGGCAGCAGGAAAGTTTTGCTGGATGTTGTTCCTACCATCTGGAATGACGTCTCTGTGTTGATCAAGTCAGGTTCTGCTTCTAGGAGTCCTTTGCTTCGCAAGTATCTAGTGAAGTTAACTCAAAGAATTGGACTTACTTGCCTCCCTCATCGTTTACCTACCTGGCGCTATGTG GGAAGAGCAAGCTCACTTGGAGAGAATATTTCTTTGAGTGCATCCAACAAGAATAATCAATTAAACCATGGTGTGATTCTAGAAAACtctgaatcagaagaaaattccaACTGTCCAGAAGATGAAGATATGGATGTTCCTGAGATTGTAGAAGAGGTTATTGAGGTGTTACTTTCTGGATTGAAAGATACG GACACCGTTGTACGTTGGTCTGCTGCAAAAGGTATAGGCCGTGTAACTTCACGTTTAACATCTGGGCTCTCAGAGGAGGTCTTGTCATCTGTATTGGAGCTGTTTGCACCTGGTGAG GGAGATGGTTCTTGGCATGGGGGTTGCTTAGCATTGGCTGAATTGGCAAGGAGAGGGTTGCTCTTACCTTCTAGTCTCCCCAGAGTTGTACCTGTTGTTATAAAG GCATTACATTATGATGTCCGAAGAGGCCCACATAGCGTTGGATCTCATGTACGTGATGCTGCTGCCTATGTTTGTTGGGCATTTGGCCGTGCATATCTTCATACAGATATGAGAAATGTATTGGAACAGCTTTCTCCCCACCTATTAAGTGTGGCATGCTATGATCGCGAG GTTAACTGTAGAAGAGCTGCAGCAGCTGCTTTTCAGGAGAATGTTGGAAGACAGGGGAATTACCCACATGGAATTGACATAGTGAATACTGCTGATTACTTTTCGCTTTCATCGCGAACAAACTCTTACATTCATGTTGCCACCTGTATTGCTCAGTATGAAGGGTATCTTCATCCATTTGTGGATGAGCTTCTGCATAGCAAGATCTCTCACTGG GATAGGAGCTTGAGAGAGCTTGCCACAGAGGCACTTGCTGCTCTTGTCAGATATGATGCTGCATACTTTGCGGACTTTGTTCTGGAAAAGTTAATTCCTTTTACTCTGTCATCTGATTTATGCACACGCCATGGTGCAACCTTAGCGGCTGGAGAACTTGTTCTGGCTCTACATCAGTGCGGTTATGATCTTCCCAATG ATAAACAGAAACAAGTTTCTGGTATCGTTCCAGCTATTGAGAAAGCACGCCTCTATCGGGGGAAGGGTGGAGAAATAATGCGGGCAGCTGTTTCCCGGTTTATTGAATGCATCTCATTTTCTCGAGTTCCTTTACCAGAGAAAGTAAAACGAAGTTTGATTGACTCCCTTAATGAGAATCTAAGGCACCCTAACTCTCAGATACAG ACTGCAGCTGTGAAAGCCCTAAAACACTTTGTACAAGCATACCTTGTTGCTACTGATAATAAAGGTGCGGTTAGTAATAATATAACGTTGAAATACCTACAACTCTTGAATGATTCAAATGTTGCTGTAAGAAGAGGATCTGCAATGGCATTGGGTGTTCTTCCCTATGAAATGTTGGCTAATCAGTGGAAGGATGTGATTTTGAAGCTTTGCAGCTCTTGTGCAATTGAG GATAACCCTGAGGATAGAGATGCTGAAGCACGAGTTAATTCTGTCAAAGGACTTGTATCTGTTTGTGAGACATTAGCTCAGGAAAGAGAAAGTTCTGATATTCATTCTGTAGAAGACAACATGTCTCTATTTCATCTCATGAAGAATGAGGTAATGGTTAGTTTGTTTAAAGCTCTTGAGGACTATTCAGTTGATAACAGAGGAGATGTGGGTTCCTGGGTTCGTGAGGCTGCTATGGAAGGCCTAGAAAGATGTACATATATCCTCTGTAAGAGAGATTCCATGAGTTCTACAGGGAAAGCAGACATATTTGAATCTATGTCGAAGCAACCTAATAACAATgttgttgaagaaaatcaaatgtGCTTGTTTTTTGATGTAAATCTTGCTACCAATTTAGTGGGAGGGATCTCCAAGCAAGCTGTAGAAAAGATGGATAAACTAAGAGAAGTGGCTGCTAAGGTTCTCCAAAGGATTCTGTACCACAAGGAAATTTTCGTTCCTTTTATACCATATAGGGAAAAGATAGAAGAAATTGTTCCGAACGAAACAGATCTAAAGTGGGGA GTACCTACCTTTTCATATCCGCGATTTGTTCAATTACTTCAATTCAGTTGTTATAGCAGACCAGTGCTGTCTGGTTTAGTTATTTCAATTGGTGGCTTGCAAGATTCTTTGAGGAAGGCATCATTGTCAGCTTTTCTGGAATATCTTAATGTCGAACAAGATGTTAATGAAGAACTCAAATTGTGCAAGTTATCCATGGACATCCTTTGGATTCTCCAACAGTATAAGCGATGTGACAGGGTTATTATACCCACATTGAAG ACAATTGAGATTCTTTTCAGCAAAAGGATATTCTTGGATATGGAG GCGCATACTTTGGCTTTCTGTTCCGGTGTTTTGGATTCCCTGGCGGTTGAATTGAAAGCATCAAAAGACTTCTCTAAGTTATATGCAGGCATTGCAATACTTGGTTACATTTGTTCAGTTTCCGATCCTATCAACTCCCGTGCCTTTTCTCATCTTCTCACATTCCTTACTCATCGGTACCCTAAG ATTCGCAAAGCCACTGCAGAACAAGTTTACCTCGTCCTGCTGCAGAACGGAAGCCTGGTGTCGGAGGAAAAAACCGAAAAGGCGCTTGAAATTGTTTCAGAAACTTGCTGGGATGGTGACATGGAAACAGCAAAGGTTAAGAAGCTGGAAGTGTTTGAAATTGTGGGACTGGATGTGGGAGTTGGACAGTCAAAAACTGCAGCAAATGTAACATCAAACAAAGGAGGTAGGAAATTTACAACTTTAGATGAAAATGAATCTTACTCTTCGTTAGTTGAGTCAAGTGGATTTTGA